A genomic segment from Chitinophaga flava encodes:
- a CDS encoding SMI1/KNR4 family protein — translation MTILETIEKDYDFTYPTLYKQLSKDGMLDWGVLGPEWFNNEFPHLRENPPLLLFANDFEIMEEDEITEGMQEGMLFADETHRFVPFGVTGAGDWYAFYYNLQDGNDVPVVLVYHDSNEAVVLAKNLQDFIFAQLLEAVTNPDPKYPGLIANGDMQENTRHFLRTHAPYITPHQQEIVAETYRKGSLTGEELQAILEAEINFEWLDSSFPYQISE, via the coding sequence ATGACGATACTGGAAACGATAGAGAAAGACTACGATTTTACATATCCCACGTTATATAAGCAGTTGAGTAAAGATGGTATGCTCGACTGGGGCGTATTGGGGCCGGAATGGTTTAATAACGAATTTCCACACCTCCGGGAGAACCCACCTTTGCTGCTGTTTGCCAACGATTTTGAGATTATGGAAGAAGATGAGATTACAGAAGGGATGCAGGAAGGAATGCTGTTTGCCGACGAAACCCACCGCTTTGTACCTTTTGGTGTGACTGGTGCCGGTGATTGGTACGCCTTTTATTATAACCTGCAGGATGGAAATGATGTGCCGGTGGTGCTGGTATATCATGACAGCAACGAAGCTGTGGTCCTGGCCAAAAATCTGCAGGACTTTATATTCGCGCAGCTGCTGGAAGCCGTTACCAATCCCGATCCGAAATACCCCGGCCTCATCGCTAACGGAGACATGCAGGAAAATACCCGGCATTTCCTGCGTACACATGCGCCTTATATTACACCGCATCAGCAGGAGATCGTGGCAGAAACTTACCGTAAAGGCTCTCTGACAGGAGAAGAGCTGCAGGCTATCCTCGAAGCTGAGATCAACTTCGAATGGCTGGACAGCAGTTTCCCATATCAGATCAGTGAATAA
- a CDS encoding metallophosphoesterase family protein translates to MMNRREFFRGISAAIVIQAAGRIATAATRKDFQRKTVFRFAIGSDWHYGEPGTQYEQFYHDLEKAFRTYEKENPCSFFVLNGDVIHNDPAFMTPASTLFKQIHPRVFATRGNHDHVTAEAWQQAWGHPLNHDVVMGNNVILLGDTADIEGNYLSPDVAWFREKLEQHKKAANIFIVIHITPVKWTKHGIDAQEFQTLIKQYPNIRAVFNGHDHQEDSVKYLDEKIPFLWDGHVGGSWGVDYHGFRVVELKDDGSLLSFVMNPYQKQGELTFKRAKANK, encoded by the coding sequence ATGATGAATAGACGAGAATTCTTCCGCGGCATATCTGCCGCCATCGTTATCCAGGCCGCCGGCCGGATAGCTACCGCCGCAACCAGAAAGGACTTTCAGCGTAAAACCGTATTCCGCTTCGCCATCGGCTCCGATTGGCACTATGGTGAACCAGGTACACAATATGAGCAGTTTTACCACGACCTCGAAAAGGCTTTCCGTACCTATGAGAAAGAAAATCCCTGCTCCTTCTTTGTACTCAACGGAGACGTTATCCACAACGATCCGGCCTTTATGACGCCAGCATCCACACTCTTCAAACAAATACACCCCCGTGTATTCGCTACCCGTGGCAACCACGACCATGTGACTGCCGAAGCCTGGCAGCAGGCTTGGGGCCACCCGCTCAACCACGACGTGGTAATGGGTAATAACGTGATCCTGCTGGGTGATACCGCCGATATCGAAGGTAACTACCTGAGCCCCGATGTAGCCTGGTTCCGCGAGAAACTGGAGCAACATAAAAAAGCAGCCAATATCTTTATCGTTATCCACATCACCCCGGTGAAATGGACCAAACACGGCATCGATGCACAGGAATTCCAGACCCTGATCAAACAATATCCCAATATCAGAGCGGTCTTTAATGGCCACGATCACCAGGAAGACAGCGTGAAATACCTCGACGAAAAAATTCCTTTCCTCTGGGATGGCCACGTAGGCGGCAGCTGGGGCGTTGACTATCACGGCTTCCGCGTAGTAGAACTCAAAGACGACGGCAGTCTGTTATCGTTTGTAATGAATCCCTATCAGAAACAGGGTGAACTTACCTTTAAACGTGCAAAGGCAAACAAATAG